From Kamptonema formosum PCC 6407, a single genomic window includes:
- a CDS encoding pentapeptide repeat-containing protein has product MNEKADQLLKQGIWQYQARQFEAALESWQGAIAIYRTLGERRREGAALGNLGVAWEAMGDYAKARDCYQQHLAIAIEIGDRTGEGNALGNLGNACYALEDFSTAVNYQQQRLAIARESKDWRSEQQALGNLGLAYDALGDFAGAIECYQQQLGIAIENNEPRTQGKALTSLRFAYHYLGDEAKAEEYRHQQIAIARQLFLTEKTPDFLQTAEIVGLNPESDFTGADLSGINLHYADLSGANLMKTNLCNVDFTLADLSGALLSGANLTDACLSNANLRDAELIGADLSGADLRTKLPRANLSGTNLSRANLSSAYLSNANLSGANLSGANLKNADLTAVNLSNTNLNGADFSRADLKDAVVENAKFIGSLGISENMKIELMQRGAIFE; this is encoded by the coding sequence ATGAATGAAAAAGCTGACCAGCTACTCAAACAAGGGATTTGGCAATACCAGGCTCGTCAATTTGAGGCGGCCTTAGAGTCTTGGCAAGGGGCGATCGCCATTTATCGAACTCTCGGCGAAAGGCGGCGGGAAGGGGCCGCCCTGGGAAATCTGGGAGTAGCTTGGGAAGCGATGGGGGACTATGCTAAAGCGAGGGATTGCTATCAACAGCATTTAGCGATCGCGATTGAAATTGGCGATCGCACCGGAGAAGGGAATGCACTAGGAAATTTGGGAAATGCTTGCTATGCTCTAGAAGATTTTTCTACGGCTGTCAATTATCAACAACAACGTTTAGCGATCGCCCGCGAGAGCAAAGATTGGCGATCTGAGCAGCAAGCATTGGGAAATCTAGGTTTAGCTTACGACGCACTGGGAGATTTTGCTGGCGCAATTGAATGTTATCAGCAGCAGTTGGGAATAGCGATCGAAAATAACGAACCTCGCACTCAGGGAAAAGCGCTGACAAGTTTAAGATTTGCTTATCATTATCTGGGAGATGAGGCCAAAGCTGAGGAGTACCGCCATCAACAAATCGCGATCGCGCGACAGTTATTTTTAACAGAAAAAACCCCTGACTTTCTACAAACTGCCGAAATAGTAGGTTTAAATCCTGAGAGTGACTTTACTGGCGCAGATTTGAGCGGTATTAACTTACACTATGCTGATTTAAGCGGTGCCAACTTAATGAAGACCAACCTCTGTAATGTTGACTTCACTCTGGCAGATCTCAGCGGCGCATTGCTGAGCGGTGCGAACTTAACAGATGCTTGTTTATCTAATGCTAACTTACGTGATGCTGAACTAATTGGCGCAGATTTGAGCGGTGCGGATTTGCGAACAAAATTACCGCGTGCGAATTTGAGCGGTACAAATTTAAGCAGAGCAAATTTGAGTAGTGCCTATTTGTCAAATGCAAATTTAAGCGGCGCTAATTTGAGCGGTGCTAATTTAAAAAATGCCGATTTGACCGCAGTTAATTTGAGCAATACAAATTTAAATGGTGCTGATTTTAGCCGCGCTGATTTGAAAGATGCAGTAGTAGAAAATGCTAAATTTATAGGAAGTTTGGGTATTTCGGAGAATATGAAAATTGAGTTAATGCAGCGCGGGGCAATTTTCGAGTAA
- a CDS encoding type I polyketide synthase, whose translation MDNSESSHSIEGIAIIGMAGRFPGAKNVDEFWKNLRDGLESISFFSEEELKSSGIDESVICDPRYVKARAVLEDIELFDASFFGFNPREAEITDPQHRFFLESAWEALENAGYNSETYEGSIGVYAGTGSYNTYLLHNLYPNHKLRELVGDFQLMIANEKDFLSTRVSYKLNLKGPSVTVQTACSTSLVAISMACQSLLNYQCDMALAGGVSIGVNQKTGYFYKEGMILSPDGHCRAFDAKAQGTVSGSGVGIVLLKRLEEAIADGDYIHAVIKGCALNNDGAFKIGYTAPSIDGQAQAIADALALAEVHPETISYVEAHGTGTPLGDPIEIAALTQAFSAETKKKGFCAIGSVKTNIGHLDAAAGVTGLIKTVQALKHQLIPPSLHFEQPNPKIDFANSPFYVNTKLSEWKVGKTPRRAGVSSFGIGGTNAHVVLEEAPNLERGSGGAGERGSGGAGERISTVSYICKN comes from the coding sequence ATGGATAACTCTGAAAGTTCCCACTCTATAGAAGGTATCGCTATCATTGGCATGGCTGGTCGTTTTCCCGGTGCTAAAAATGTTGATGAGTTTTGGAAAAACCTGCGCGATGGCTTGGAATCTATTTCTTTCTTTTCTGAAGAAGAACTAAAATCTTCAGGCATTGATGAATCAGTAATATGCGATCCTCGCTATGTAAAAGCAAGAGCGGTATTAGAAGATATTGAGCTGTTTGATGCTTCATTCTTTGGGTTTAATCCTAGAGAAGCTGAAATCACAGATCCCCAACACCGCTTTTTCTTAGAGTCGGCTTGGGAAGCTCTAGAAAATGCTGGCTACAACTCGGAAACTTACGAAGGTTCAATTGGAGTTTACGCAGGCACAGGAAGTTACAATACTTATTTATTGCACAATCTTTATCCCAACCACAAGCTCAGAGAATTAGTTGGAGATTTCCAACTTATGATCGCCAATGAGAAAGATTTTTTATCAACTCGCGTTTCTTATAAATTAAACTTGAAAGGGCCAAGTGTTACTGTCCAAACTGCCTGTTCTACTTCATTGGTTGCTATTAGCATGGCTTGCCAAAGCTTGCTGAATTATCAATGCGATATGGCTTTGGCTGGTGGCGTTTCTATAGGCGTTAACCAAAAGACAGGATATTTTTATAAAGAGGGAATGATTCTTTCACCAGACGGACACTGTAGAGCCTTTGATGCTAAAGCACAGGGAACTGTTAGCGGTAGCGGTGTGGGAATTGTGCTTTTGAAGAGATTAGAGGAAGCGATCGCAGATGGAGATTATATTCATGCGGTGATTAAAGGTTGTGCGCTCAATAATGATGGTGCTTTCAAAATTGGCTACACGGCTCCCAGTATAGATGGCCAAGCGCAGGCGATCGCAGATGCTCTAGCACTAGCAGAAGTTCACCCTGAAACTATCAGTTATGTAGAAGCTCACGGAACGGGAACACCCCTGGGAGATCCGATCGAAATTGCCGCGTTGACACAAGCTTTCTCAGCCGAAACTAAGAAAAAAGGCTTTTGTGCGATCGGTTCAGTAAAAACCAATATCGGACATTTGGATGCTGCTGCTGGTGTGACTGGCTTAATCAAAACTGTCCAAGCTCTTAAACACCAGTTAATACCACCTAGCTTGCATTTTGAACAGCCTAATCCTAAGATTGATTTTGCTAATAGTCCTTTTTATGTTAACACAAAACTTTCGGAATGGAAAGTAGGTAAAACACCTCGTCGTGCTGGAGTTAGTTCTTTTGGTATCGGTGGAACTAATGCTCATGTAGTTCTTGAAGAAGCGCCTAATTTAGAACGGGGGAGCGGGGGAGCAGGGGAGCGGGGGAGCGGGGGAGCGGGGGAGAGAATATCAACTGTTAGTTATATCTGCAAAAACTAG
- a CDS encoding helix-turn-helix transcriptional regulator has protein sequence MTEVLEPLTPDWISPPGDTIADLIEERNWSQDELEKRLGYTPKHISLLINGKAPITEEIALKLENVLGGSASFWLSREAQYRAKLTQQEVEVDFHLKF, from the coding sequence ATGACTGAGGTTTTAGAGCCTCTTACCCCGGATTGGATCTCGCCGCCTGGGGACACGATAGCTGACTTAATTGAAGAACGAAACTGGAGTCAGGATGAACTAGAAAAACGCCTGGGTTACACGCCAAAACACATAAGTTTGTTAATCAATGGCAAAGCGCCGATTACGGAGGAAATAGCGCTCAAGTTAGAAAATGTACTGGGCGGTAGTGCAAGCTTTTGGTTGAGTCGAGAAGCACAGTATCGCGCTAAATTAACTCAACAGGAAGTGGAAGTAGATTTTCACCTTAAATTTTAG
- a CDS encoding class I SAM-dependent methyltransferase — translation MLLQGHQRTKLDDTDDTLFYSYPRFVTHVDEGFIEQLTQLYRDRLKPNTRILDMMSSWVSHLPEEIKFAHVEGHGLNAEELAKNKRLNHYFVQDLNTNPKLPLPDADFDAVINCVSVQYLQYPDAIFAEMRRILKPGGVAIISFSNRMFHQKAIAAWRDGSESDRVELVKRYFASVEGVNIPGFSQPEVIVKQSNVPSFLQMLGMGGGDPFYAVIAYRQS, via the coding sequence ATGTTGCTTCAAGGTCATCAGCGCACGAAGTTAGACGATACCGATGATACATTATTCTATTCATACCCTCGCTTTGTAACTCATGTAGATGAGGGATTTATCGAGCAATTGACTCAATTGTATCGCGATCGCCTCAAACCGAATACTCGAATTTTGGACATGATGAGTAGTTGGGTTTCGCATCTACCGGAGGAGATAAAATTTGCTCACGTTGAGGGACACGGGTTGAATGCGGAGGAATTGGCGAAGAATAAGCGGTTAAATCATTATTTTGTGCAGGATTTGAATACTAATCCGAAGTTACCGCTACCCGATGCAGATTTTGATGCAGTTATTAATTGTGTTTCTGTTCAATATTTGCAGTATCCCGATGCGATATTTGCGGAAATGCGGCGGATTTTGAAACCGGGGGGAGTGGCAATTATTAGCTTTTCTAATCGGATGTTTCATCAAAAGGCGATCGCTGCTTGGCGGGATGGTTCGGAGAGCGATCGCGTAGAATTAGTAAAGCGTTATTTTGCGTCTGTAGAAGGGGTAAATATTCCCGGTTTTAGTCAACCGGAAGTGATTGTCAAGCAGTCGAATGTACCAAGTTTTCTGCAAATGTTGGGGATGGGTGGTGGCGATCCATTTTATGCAGTAATTGCTTATCGTCAGAGTTGA
- the uca gene encoding urea carboxylase: MFNKVLIANRGEIACRIIRTLDRLGIASVAIYSEADAHAKHVFTATEAFCIGGPAVAESYLNFERILEVARQTGAEAIHPGYGFLSENAEFAEACDRENIAFIGPTPAQLRSFGLKHTARELAAENHVPLTPGSQLLNSLEAAAVAAKAIGYPVMLKSTAGGGGIGLQVCLSEEDLAEAFEKVQRLSQSNFKQSGVFLEKYIQTARHIEVQIFGDGKGNVIALGERDCSVQRRNQKVIEETPAPGIRDQLREQLYAAAVKMGKAVNYQSAGTVEFVYDVDTKQFYFLEVNTRLQVEHGVTETVNRIDLVEWMIKLASGDLFPLEEYRYQPQGHSIQVRIYAEDANKNFQPSSGLLNQVVFPENIRCDTWIETGTEVTPFYDPLLAKAIVYGKNREDAIAQLKSALDASQIAGIETNLDYLRQILDDSRFNQAELSTRFLNAFKYAPLTIDVLDSGTYTTIQDYPGRLGYWDVGVPPSGPMDHLAFRLANRLVGNSESTAGLECTVMGPTLRFNADTVISLTGATMKASLNGEAIPFWTAIAVKAGSTLKLKAIQGDGYRTYLAVKNGFNVPDYLGSKATFVLGKFGGHAGRTLRPGDVLKLNKSATIDTEKSLHPGLIPTYSNNWEIGVLYGPHGAPDFFTEEDIEMFFSTEWKVHYNSTRTGIRLIGPKPKWARQDGGEAGLHPSNIHDNAYAIGTIDFTGDMPVILGLDGPSLGGFVCPATIIQAELWKIGQLKPGDSIRFHCLSFAEALQRELEQDRQIATLSPNLSGEQIKTSIPKVGSPILHEIPASMGQVAVTYRQAGDKYILVEYGPLVLDLNLRFRVHGLMAWLKANPLPGVIDLTPGMRSLQIHFDSRQISQQQLMDASIAAEEELAAIEDMQVPARILHLPLSWEDESTLLAIEKYMQSVRSDAPWCPSNIEFIRRINGLDSIDEVREIVFNASYLVMGLGDVYLGAPVATPLDPRHRLVTTKYNPARTWTPENAVGIGGAYLCVYGMEGPGGYQFVGRTIQMWNRFKQTADFKSGKPWLLRFFDQIKFYPVSGEELRRYREDFLEGKFKLQVEEIAFSLREYNQFLDAIADDIAKFKRKQQAAFNAERDRWAASGEFEVEAASETAMSMANDIAAKINLPPGFEAVVAHVSANVWQVLVNVGDVVTEGDRLLILEAMKMEIAITADVPGTVVELFCRKGETVTAGQILAAIQPDQG; encoded by the coding sequence ATGTTTAACAAAGTTCTGATTGCCAATCGCGGTGAAATTGCCTGCCGAATTATTCGCACATTAGACCGCTTAGGAATTGCCTCAGTAGCAATATATTCTGAAGCTGATGCTCATGCTAAGCACGTTTTTACTGCCACAGAAGCATTTTGTATTGGTGGCCCAGCAGTAGCAGAAAGTTATTTAAACTTTGAGCGTATCCTCGAAGTTGCGCGTCAAACTGGGGCTGAAGCTATTCATCCCGGTTATGGTTTCTTAAGCGAAAATGCAGAATTTGCTGAAGCTTGCGATCGAGAAAATATAGCATTTATCGGCCCAACTCCGGCTCAATTGCGCTCCTTTGGATTAAAGCATACCGCACGGGAACTAGCAGCAGAAAATCATGTGCCTTTAACCCCTGGTAGCCAACTTTTAAACAGCTTAGAAGCGGCAGCAGTGGCAGCAAAGGCAATTGGTTATCCAGTGATGCTCAAAAGTACTGCTGGCGGTGGTGGGATTGGTTTACAGGTGTGTTTAAGCGAAGAAGATTTAGCAGAAGCTTTTGAGAAAGTACAGCGTTTAAGTCAAAGTAATTTTAAACAAAGTGGTGTTTTCTTAGAGAAATATATTCAAACTGCTCGACATATTGAAGTTCAAATTTTTGGAGATGGCAAAGGAAATGTCATCGCCTTGGGTGAACGCGATTGTTCCGTGCAGCGGCGCAATCAAAAGGTGATTGAAGAAACACCCGCACCCGGAATTAGGGATCAATTACGAGAACAGTTATATGCAGCAGCGGTAAAAATGGGAAAAGCGGTAAATTACCAATCCGCAGGAACCGTTGAATTTGTCTATGATGTCGATACAAAACAATTTTACTTTTTAGAAGTCAATACGCGCTTACAAGTAGAACACGGAGTAACTGAAACTGTTAATAGAATTGATTTAGTTGAATGGATGATAAAACTTGCGTCTGGGGATTTGTTTCCTCTAGAAGAGTATCGCTATCAGCCACAAGGACATTCTATTCAGGTGCGAATTTATGCAGAAGATGCTAACAAGAATTTTCAACCGAGTTCTGGGTTACTAAATCAGGTAGTTTTTCCAGAAAATATTCGCTGCGATACTTGGATAGAAACGGGGACAGAAGTTACACCTTTTTACGATCCGCTGTTGGCAAAGGCGATCGTTTATGGTAAGAATAGAGAAGACGCGATCGCGCAACTTAAATCCGCTTTAGATGCAAGTCAAATTGCAGGTATTGAAACCAATTTAGATTACCTTCGCCAGATTTTAGATGATTCGAGATTTAATCAAGCTGAACTTAGTACCCGCTTTTTAAATGCTTTCAAATATGCTCCTTTAACTATCGATGTGTTAGATAGTGGAACTTATACCACAATTCAAGATTATCCGGGACGTTTGGGATATTGGGATGTTGGCGTACCCCCATCTGGGCCGATGGATCATTTAGCCTTCCGATTGGCAAATCGTTTAGTCGGAAACTCCGAATCAACCGCCGGATTAGAGTGTACAGTCATGGGACCAACTCTGCGCTTTAATGCCGATACAGTTATTAGTTTAACTGGTGCAACTATGAAGGCAAGCCTGAATGGTGAAGCCATACCATTTTGGACGGCAATTGCTGTTAAAGCTGGAAGCACTCTCAAATTAAAAGCAATTCAAGGTGATGGCTACCGCACTTATTTAGCCGTAAAAAATGGCTTCAATGTTCCTGATTATTTAGGCAGTAAAGCTACTTTTGTACTGGGGAAATTTGGGGGACACGCAGGCAGAACATTACGGCCGGGAGATGTGTTAAAGCTTAATAAATCTGCGACAATAGATACAGAAAAAAGTTTGCATCCTGGACTTATCCCTACTTACAGTAATAATTGGGAAATAGGGGTTTTATATGGCCCGCATGGAGCACCAGATTTCTTTACTGAGGAAGACATCGAAATGTTTTTCTCAACTGAATGGAAGGTGCATTATAATTCTACACGGACAGGAATTAGGCTGATTGGCCCTAAGCCAAAATGGGCGCGTCAAGATGGTGGAGAAGCGGGTTTACATCCATCTAATATTCACGATAATGCTTATGCGATCGGGACGATCGATTTTACTGGTGATATGCCTGTAATTCTCGGTCTTGATGGCCCTAGTTTGGGAGGTTTTGTTTGTCCGGCTACAATTATTCAGGCTGAATTGTGGAAAATTGGGCAACTGAAACCAGGGGATAGTATTCGTTTTCATTGTTTAAGTTTTGCGGAAGCATTGCAACGAGAATTAGAGCAAGATCGGCAAATTGCTACTCTTTCTCCTAATCTTTCTGGGGAGCAAATCAAGACATCAATCCCAAAGGTTGGTTCGCCAATCCTGCACGAAATTCCGGCATCAATGGGACAGGTAGCTGTTACTTACCGCCAAGCTGGAGATAAATATATTCTAGTTGAATATGGCCCATTGGTTTTGGATCTAAACCTACGTTTCCGAGTACATGGATTAATGGCATGGCTAAAGGCGAATCCGTTACCGGGAGTAATCGATTTAACGCCAGGAATGCGATCGCTACAAATTCATTTTGATAGTCGCCAGATTTCGCAACAACAGTTAATGGATGCCTCGATCGCAGCAGAAGAGGAATTAGCTGCAATTGAGGATATGCAAGTACCAGCAAGGATTTTGCACCTCCCTCTATCTTGGGAAGATGAATCGACGCTGCTTGCTATTGAAAAATATATGCAGTCGGTGCGATCGGATGCGCCTTGGTGTCCGAGTAATATTGAGTTTATTCGCCGCATTAATGGACTTGATAGCATTGATGAAGTCAGAGAAATTGTCTTTAATGCTAGCTATTTGGTGATGGGATTAGGGGATGTTTATTTAGGCGCACCCGTCGCTACTCCCCTCGATCCTCGCCACCGTTTAGTAACGACTAAATACAACCCTGCACGCACTTGGACTCCTGAAAATGCAGTGGGTATTGGTGGTGCATATCTGTGTGTTTATGGGATGGAAGGGCCAGGAGGATATCAATTTGTTGGTCGCACGATTCAAATGTGGAATCGGTTTAAACAAACGGCGGATTTTAAATCGGGTAAACCTTGGCTTTTACGCTTCTTTGACCAGATCAAGTTTTATCCAGTTTCGGGTGAGGAATTGCGGCGCTACCGGGAAGATTTTCTCGAAGGTAAGTTTAAATTACAAGTTGAGGAGATCGCGTTTAGTCTGAGAGAATATAATCAATTTTTGGATGCTATTGCTGACGATATAGCTAAGTTTAAAAGGAAACAACAAGCGGCCTTTAATGCAGAACGCGATCGCTGGGCGGCATCTGGGGAATTTGAAGTGGAAGCGGCATCAGAAACAGCGATGAGTATGGCTAATGATATCGCAGCAAAAATTAATTTACCTCCCGGTTTTGAGGCTGTTGTTGCTCATGTTTCAGCTAATGTTTGGCAGGTATTAGTTAATGTTGGAGATGTAGTTACAGAGGGCGATCGCTTGTTAATTTTGGAAGCGATGAAAATGGAGATTGCTATTACTGCGGATGTGCCTGGGACTGTGGTAGAGTTGTTTTGTCGAAAGGGGGAAACGGTGACTGCTGGACAAATTTTAGCCGCGATTCAACCCGATCAAGGATAG
- a CDS encoding acyltransferase domain-containing protein: MAEYLKQNPDENLADIAYTLQVGRRAFSHRRIVVCNDIEAGVIALKNLDPKQVFTSFQDSKNRPVVFMFSGQGSQYINMSWELYQIEPIFREQIDFCSKILKSHLGIDLRHVLYPSEIQLETATNQLKQTAITQPALFVIEYALAKLWMSWEVNPKAMIGHSIGEYVAACLAGVFSLEDGLSLVAARGKLMQQMPAGSMLAVPLPEQEIQSLLGNKLDLAVINGTSMSVVSGTTDAVDQLEQKLIKKGVECRRLYTSHAFHSQMMEPILAPFIEQVKKVKLKSPKIPYISNLTGNWITATEATNPSYYAQHLRQTVRFADGLQQLLKDPNQILLEVGPGRTLNTLAKQHPNKASEQIVLSSLRHPQDQNSDVAFLLTTLGKLWLGGVQIDWSKFYANEQRYRIPLPTYPFERERYWIEAPGIEQPIKIASSLQDENSPKVDLTALHSRPSLHNTYLAPRDETEQVIVSIWQEFLGIEQVGIQDDFFDLGGDSLLAVQLITKLNETLQISLSPHSLLQSPTIAALAELIKDNSGLSESEGRQLQPDSESLLVKIKGGSFKQPLFLVHPVGGHVYIYRDLARYLDSDQPIFGIQAHVADGENESFSVEEMATRYIEAVRFQQPEGPYFLGGSSFGGTVAFEMAQQLNAQGEKIALLTLIDTPGPGQMPVLATEDDTAILVYILGVGFNLSLSLDVLQQLKPDEQLIYFLEQVKIANRVVPPDFGLAQIREFIHLFKVHAQAMRNYIPQTYPGRIIFFRANEQNEVNPKNPELPWIDVATGGVEVREVPGNHITMNYPPHVQVMVEQLRVYLDEARQL, translated from the coding sequence TTGGCAGAATATTTAAAGCAAAATCCCGATGAAAATCTTGCTGATATTGCTTATACTCTGCAAGTTGGTAGAAGAGCTTTTAGTCATCGACGGATAGTGGTTTGTAATGACATTGAAGCAGGCGTAATTGCTCTTAAAAATCTCGATCCAAAACAAGTTTTTACTAGCTTCCAAGATTCTAAGAATAGACCTGTTGTATTTATGTTTTCGGGACAGGGTTCCCAGTACATTAATATGAGCTGGGAACTCTACCAAATTGAACCAATATTTCGGGAACAGATCGATTTCTGTTCCAAAATTCTTAAATCTCATTTGGGAATCGATTTACGCCACGTACTTTATCCCAGCGAAATACAGCTAGAAACAGCGACAAATCAACTCAAACAAACTGCGATTACCCAGCCAGCACTATTTGTAATTGAGTATGCTTTAGCTAAATTATGGATGTCTTGGGAAGTGAATCCTAAAGCAATGATTGGCCATAGTATTGGTGAATATGTAGCAGCTTGTTTGGCTGGTGTGTTCTCCTTGGAAGATGGTTTATCCTTGGTGGCAGCAAGAGGTAAATTGATGCAACAAATGCCTGCGGGTTCGATGCTGGCAGTTCCACTTCCAGAACAGGAAATACAATCATTATTAGGTAATAAACTCGACTTGGCTGTAATTAATGGAACCTCTATGAGCGTGGTTTCAGGTACTACTGATGCTGTAGATCAACTGGAACAAAAACTAATTAAAAAAGGTGTTGAATGTCGGCGATTGTACACTTCTCATGCTTTCCATTCACAGATGATGGAGCCAATTTTAGCACCATTTATCGAACAGGTGAAAAAAGTTAAGCTGAAATCGCCGAAAATTCCCTACATCTCTAACCTTACGGGTAATTGGATTACAGCTACAGAGGCGACAAATCCCAGTTATTATGCTCAACATCTGCGCCAAACAGTCAGGTTTGCAGATGGCTTACAACAGCTATTAAAAGACCCCAATCAAATATTGCTAGAAGTGGGACCGGGACGAACATTAAACACGCTAGCAAAACAGCATCCAAATAAAGCATCTGAACAAATTGTGCTTTCTTCATTGCGCCATCCCCAAGACCAAAATTCAGATGTAGCTTTCTTACTTACTACTTTGGGTAAACTCTGGTTAGGAGGAGTACAAATAGATTGGTCTAAATTTTATGCTAATGAGCAACGTTATCGCATTCCTTTACCAACCTATCCATTTGAGCGCGAACGTTACTGGATTGAAGCACCAGGTATTGAGCAACCGATTAAAATTGCATCATCTTTACAGGATGAAAACTCCCCAAAAGTAGACTTAACAGCACTCCATTCTCGACCCAGTTTACACAATACCTATCTTGCTCCTAGAGATGAAACTGAGCAAGTTATTGTTAGTATCTGGCAAGAATTTCTCGGTATCGAACAAGTAGGGATTCAGGATGATTTTTTTGATTTAGGTGGAGACTCATTATTAGCAGTTCAACTAATTACTAAATTAAATGAAACTCTGCAAATATCCTTGTCTCCTCATAGCCTATTGCAATCACCAACTATTGCAGCTTTGGCTGAATTAATTAAAGACAATTCCGGTTTATCTGAGAGCGAAGGACGGCAACTCCAGCCAGATTCTGAGTCCTTGTTAGTAAAAATTAAGGGCGGTAGTTTTAAGCAACCTTTGTTCTTAGTGCATCCGGTAGGCGGTCATGTTTACATTTATCGAGATTTAGCGCGTTATTTAGATTCAGATCAACCTATTTTTGGCATACAAGCGCACGTTGCAGATGGGGAAAATGAGTCTTTTTCTGTTGAGGAAATGGCGACTCGCTATATCGAAGCAGTGCGCTTTCAACAACCTGAAGGGCCCTATTTTTTGGGCGGGTCTTCCTTTGGAGGTACTGTTGCTTTTGAGATGGCGCAGCAACTCAATGCTCAAGGTGAAAAGATAGCTTTGCTAACTTTAATAGATACTCCTGGGCCGGGACAAATGCCTGTTTTAGCAACAGAAGATGATACAGCAATTTTGGTATACATACTCGGTGTTGGTTTCAATCTGTCTCTTTCTTTGGATGTCTTACAACAGCTTAAACCAGACGAGCAACTTATCTATTTTTTAGAGCAGGTAAAGATTGCTAATAGGGTAGTTCCTCCCGATTTTGGATTAGCTCAGATTCGCGAGTTTATTCATCTGTTTAAAGTACACGCCCAAGCGATGAGAAATTATATACCCCAAACTTATCCGGGTAGAATCATCTTTTTCCGTGCTAATGAACAAAATGAAGTTAATCCTAAAAATCCCGAATTACCTTGGATTGATGTTGCGACTGGAGGGGTAGAGGTTCGAGAAGTACCGGGAAATCATATTACTATGAATTACCCTCCTCATGTTCAGGTTATGGTCGAACAACTTAGAGTATATCTTGATGAGGCAAGGCAGTTATAG